From the Cucurbita pepo subsp. pepo cultivar mu-cu-16 chromosome LG05, ASM280686v2, whole genome shotgun sequence genome, one window contains:
- the LOC111795545 gene encoding uncharacterized protein LOC111795545, protein QKPAIAAGRPALLLRRNHRSIRRAVEKFQSRRAHTDRYNTSPSSSSSSSSSNRSRNSRSESICPTLSPKLRFLGLQWRNRRCFLLAISFFNTYVWIPLLRLKDAIIGGVSVFRLAFVPESDGSSGGTLLVRRYEELQRSDDRAEEEICSICLMEFARGDSVCVLPDCSHVFHFGCIEKWLERNRFTCPLCRCFFFFNIRNRHERKLQFVVPDNPSCLYYFLQ, encoded by the exons CAAAAACCAGCAATCGCCGCCGGCCGCCCGGCCCTTCTTCTCCGCCGGAATCATCGCTCAATCAGGAGAGCAGTTGAAAAGTTCCAAAGTCGCAGAGCACACACTGATCGATATAAtacttctccttcttcttcttcttcttcttcttcttcaaatcgCTCTAGAAATTCCAGAAGTGAATCGATATGCCCCACGCTTTCCCCAAAACTCAGATTTCTCGGACTTCAATGGCGAAATCGACGAT GTTTTCTTTTGGCCATCAGTTTCTTCAACACTTACGTATGGATCCCGCTGCTTCGTCTCAAGGATGCGATTATTGGCGGCGTTAGTGTTTTCCGCCTCGCGTTTGTACCGGAATCGGACGGCTCAAGCGGCGGAACTCTGCTGGTGAGAAGATACGAAGAGTTGCAGAGGAGCGATGATCGAGCGGAGGAGGAGATTTGTTCTATCTGTTTGATGGAATTCGCGAGAGGAGATTCCGTGTGCGTATTACCGGATTGTTCGCACGTTTTTCATTTCGGTTGCATCGAGAAGTGGCTCGAGAGAAATCGCTTCACTTGCCCGCTCTGTaggtgcttcttcttcttcaacatcagGAATCGCCATGAGAGGAAGCTCCAATTCGTCGTTCCAGATAATCCTTCTTGCCTCTATTACTTCTTGCAGTGA
- the LOC111795140 gene encoding uncharacterized protein LOC111795140: MKIEKEITHPIHPCHKLTLNYTEAPFNCDGCQEAGIGYNYKCHQCGFHMHKVCAVGAPTITHPFYKKCEFKLHHHPPGHAKRVCDACRTHIHGFVYHCNACDFDLHPCCASLPQVLDDGQRHLYLCHKLSSSCHGCGGKGLGWSYRSKCRTYNLHLSCVKEMLVESWQAMYFNVDKNKVREMVTTIPRLKGSMQDRRGARGTVEKCGRVAGAAARVIISAILGDPTAIVAAVVGGIISK; this comes from the coding sequence atgaagatCGAGAAAGAAATAACTCACCCAATCCACCCATGCCACAAGCTGACACTCAACTACACCGAGGCCCCCTTCAACTGCGATGGCTGCCAAGAAGCTGGCATTGGCTACAACTACAAGTGCCACCAATGTGGCTTCCACATGCACAAGGTCTGCGCCGTTGGCGCCCCAACCATCACCCATCCCTTctataaaaaatgtgaatttaAGCTACACCATCACCCCCCAGGCCATGCCAAGCGCGTATGCGATGCTTGTAGGACTCACATCCATGGCTTTGTGTACCATTGCAATGCCTGTGACTTCGATCTTCATCCTTGTTGCGCTAGCCTCCCGCAAGTCCTTGACGATGGGCAGCGCCATCTCTACCTTTGTCACAAGCTCTCGAGCTCGTGTCATGGCTGCGGCGGGAAGGGGCTCGGCTGGTCTTATAGGTCGAAGTGTCGGACTTATAATCTTCATTTGTCGTGTGTGAAGGAGATGTTGGTGGAGAGTTGGCAAGCCATGTATTTCAATGTGGATAAGAATAAGGTTAGGGAAATGGTTACTACGATTCCTCGGCTTAAGGGTTCGATGCAAGACCGTCGTGGAGCAAGAGGAACGGTCGAGAAGTGTGGTCGGGTAGCTGGTGCTGCTGCTCGTGTTATCATCTCTGCCATTCTTGGTGACCCTACTGCTATCGTAGCGGCTGTGGTTGGTGGCATCATATCGAAGTAA
- the LOC111795893 gene encoding protein FAR1-RELATED SEQUENCE 9-like, whose product MDMDALKEASRKVAAVKNRGPRASNGDIMANGVVDQWLQQKRIRQQPMDQWNRRRRKFMILEKIDQRCEVYRANLLPVLRDVEEQKLNLSVMVQNGRSTNPPLTDIIRFGPLHIAVSLTIFKHVY is encoded by the exons ATGGATATGGATGCCTTAAAAGAGGCCTCCAGAAAGGTTGCTGCTGTGAAGAATCGTGGCCCTAGAGCTTCGAATGGTGATATCATGGCCAATGGAGTTGTTGATCAATGGTTGCAACAGAAGAGGATCAGGCAGCAACCTATGGATCAGTG GaatagaaggagaagaaaattcaTGATCTTGGAAAAAATTGATCAACGTTGTGAAGTGTATAGAGCAAATCTCCTACCTGTTCTTAGAGACGTGGAAGAGCAGAAGTTGAATCTATCAGTGATGGTCCAAAATGGGAGGAGcacaaacccaccgctaaccgatattatccgttttggcccgttacatatcgccgtcagcctcacgatttttaaacacgtctactag
- the LOC111795892 gene encoding 3-hydroxy-3-methylglutaryl-coenzyme A reductase 1-like has protein sequence MDAHRRRSSPPAKNFSADQQSVKSMAKNPLKVKMMEQRDHDAVKASDVLPLPIYLTNAAFFTLFFSVVYFLLTRWREKIRSSTPLHVVTLSEMVAISAFVASFIYLLGFFGIDFVQSIFRPSHDVWTSEDDEVVLVREDTRKVPCGAGIDCAMPILASPVPSVPKVVDPVPVSFDLTEEDEEIVKSVVAGTTPSYSLESKLGDCARAAAIRREALQRITGKSLSGLPLEGFDYASILGQCCEMPVGYVQIPVGIAGPLLLDGKEYSVPMATTEGCLVASTNRGCKAIMMSGGANSVLLRDAMTRAPVMRFATAKRAAELKFYVEEPANFDTLASVFNKSSRFGRLQSIKCAIAGKNLYMRFSCSTGDAMGMNMVSKGVQNVLDFLQTDFPDMDVIGISGNYCSDKKPAAVNWIEGRGKSVVCEVTITGDVVKKVLKTDVQALVELNMLKNLTGSAMAGALGGFNAHASNIVSAIFIATGQDPAQNVESSHCITMMEAVNNGQDLHVSVTMPSIEVGTVGGGTQLASQSACLNLLGVKGASREAPGSNARLLATIVAGSVLAGELSLMSAISAGHLVRSHMKYNRSSRDVTRASSS, from the exons atgGACGCCCACCGTCGCCGGTCTTCTCCACCTGCCAAGAACTTCTCCGCCGACCAACAATCGGTCAAATCCATGGCAAAAAATCCTCTCAAGGTTAAGATGATGGAACAACGTGATCATGATGCAGTTAAGGCGTCTGATGTTTTGCCTCTTCCTATTTACCTTACCAATGCCGCTTTCtttactctgtttttctctgtCGTTTATTTTCTTCTGACGCGGTGGCGTGAGAAGATTCGTTCATCGACTCCTCTCCATGTCGTTACGCTTTCCGAAATGGTTGCTATCTCTGCGTTCGTCGCTTCTTTTATTTACCTTCTCGGATTCTTCGGCATCGACTTTGTTCAGTCGATTTTCCGTCCTTCGCATGATGTGTGGACGTCCGAAGACGATGAGGTGGTTCTGGTTAGGGAGGATACTCGGAAGGTTCCATGTGGCGCTGGAATCGATTGCGCGATGCCGATTTTGGCATCTCCTGTGCCCTCGGTGCCGAAGGTGGTTGATCCGGTGCCTGTTAGCTTTGATTTGACGGAGGAGGATGAGGAGATTGTTAAATCCGTTGTGGCTGGGACCACGCCGTCGTATTCGCTCGAATCAAAGCTAGGCGATTGTGCTCGAGCAGCGGCAATTCGCCGCGAGGCCTTGCAGAGAATAACTGGAAAGTCGCTATCGGGACTTCCGTTGGAAGGATTCGATTACGCTTCGATTTTGGGGCAGTGCTGTGAGATGCCGGTTGGATACGTTCAGATTCCAGTGGGAATCGCCGGGCCGTTGTTGTTGGACGGTAAGGAGTATTCTGTACCGATGGCGACCACCGAGGGTTGCTTGGTTGCCAGTACGAATAGAGGCTGTAAAGCGATTATGATGTCCGGTGGGGCTAACAGTGTGTTGTTGAGAGATGCAATGACGAGAGCACCGGTTATGAGGTTCGCTACAGCTAAAAGAGCAGCGGAATTGAAATTCTATGTGGAGGAACCAGCGAATTTCGATACCTTGGCCTCGGTTTTCAACAAGTCTAGCCGATTTGGAAGGCTACAGAGTATCAAATGCGCCATTGCTGGTAAGAATCTCTACATGAGATTCTCTTGCAGCACTGGTGATGCTATGGGGATGAACATGGTGTCCAAAGGAGTACAGAACGTTTTGGATTTCCTCCAGACCGATTTCCCTGACATGGACGTAATTGGCATATCTG GTAACTATTGTTCGGACAAGAAGCCCGCTGCTGTGAACTGGATCGAAGGGCGTGGTAAATCGGTGGTTTGTGAGGTTACAATCACAGGCGATGTAGTGAAGAAGGTCCTCAAGACCGATGTGCAAGCCTTAGTTGAGCTTAACATGCTCAAGAACCTTACAGGTTCAGCCATGGCTGGAGCTCTTGGGGGCTTCAACGCCCACGCCAGTAACATCGTGTCAGCCATCTTCATCGCAACAGGGCAAGATCCAGCACAGAACGTGGAGAGTTCTCACTGTATTACTATGATGGAAGCTGTCAACAACGGCCAGGATCTTCACGTGTCTGTAACCATGCCTTCCATCGAG GTGGGCACAGTTGGAGGAGGAACCCAGCTTGCTTCTCAATCTGCATGTTTGAATCTACTTGGAGTTAAAGGAGCCAGCAGAGAAGCTCCAGGCTCCAACGCGAGGCTGCTTGCCACCATTGTAGCTGGTTCAGTTCTTGCAGGAGAGCTGTCTCTAATGTCTGCAATTTCAGCAGGACATCTTGTGAGGAGCCATATGAAGTACAATAGATCCAGTAGAGATGTCACTCGCGCTTCTTCCTCTTAA
- the LOC111794899 gene encoding aminoacylase-1 — protein sequence MNFKSLNHLLLSITTLFLFLSISAAEEDPLSSSSIVSRFQRYLQINTVQPNPQYYEAADFIISQAKSLSLEYHTVEFVVGKPLVLLKWPGSNPNLPSILLNSHTDVVPFEHHKWTHPPLGAHIDSHGNIYARGSQDMKCVGMQYLEAIRRLKASGFEPVRSVYLSFVPDEEIGGHGGAEKFAESDEFKKLNVAIVLDEGLPSPGENYRAFYGERSPWWLVIKAVGAPGHGAKLYDNAALENLFKSIESVRRFRASQFDLLKAGLKAEGEVVSVNMVSLKAGTPSPTGFVMNLQPSEAEAGFDVRLPPTADPESLERRIAEEWAPVSRNMTFEFKQKESIYDKFGKPALTAIDSSNPWWNLLEEAVRNANGKLGNPEIFPASTDARYFRNQGLPAIGFSPMANTPSLLHDHNEFLNQAEYLKGIEVYESIIKSYASYVGRDNFKDEL from the exons atgaatttcaaatctctTAATCATCTTCTCCTCTCCATTACAacccttttcttgtttctctcAATTTCTGCAGCCGAAGAAGATCCATTATCTTCCTCTTCAATCGTATCAAGATTCCAACGATACCTTCAGATCAACACCGTTCAGCCCAATCCCCAATACTATGAAGCAGCCGATTTCATCATTTCTCAAGCCAAATCGCTCTCCCTTGAATACCACACCGTCGAATTCGTCGTGGGCAAGCCTCTCGTCCTCCTCAAATGGCCTGGTTCGAACCCTAATCTTCCTTCGATCCTTCTCAATTCGCATACCGATGTTGTTCCATTCGAGCATCACAAATGGACGCACCCTCCTCTTGGAGCTCATATCGATTCCCATGGAAATATCTATGCCAGAGGGTCTCAGGATATGAAGTGCGTGGGGATGCAATACCTCGAGGCTATTCGGCGTTTGAAGGCTTCTGGGTTTGAGCCTGTGCGGTCTGTTTACTTATCTTTTGTTCCAGATGAAGAAATTGGTGGCCATGGTGGTGCTGAGAAGTTCGCTGAATCTGATGAGTTCAAGAAGTTGAACGTCGCCATTGTTCTTGATGAAG GATTGCCTTCTCCGGGTGAGAATTATAGGGCGTTTTATGGGGAGAGAAGCCCTTGGTGGTTGGTGATCAAGGCAGTGGGAGCGCCTGGCCATGGAGCTAAGCTTTATGATAATGCTGCGTTGGAGAATCTGTTCAAAAGTATTGAGAGTGTGAGAAGGTTCAGAGCTTCTCAGTTTGATTTGTTGAAGGCTGGTTTGAAGGCTGAAGGAGAGGTGGTCTCTGTCAACATGGTGTCCTTAAAAGCTGGGACTCCATCTCCTACT GGCTTTGTTATGAATCTGCAACCATCGGAAGCCGAGGCTGGTTTCGACGTTCGCCTCCCACCGACTGCAGATCCAGAGTCTCTCGAGAGACGAATTGCAGAGGAATGGGCACCAGTTTCTCGTAACATGACATTTGAG TTTAAGCAAAAGGAGTCTATTTACGACAAGTTCGGGAAACCAGCTCTCACCGCTATCGACAGTTCAAACCCGTGGTGGAATCTTCTTGAAGAAGCTGTGAGAAATGCTAATGGGAAACTTGGAAACCCAGAAATCTTTCCCGCTTCAACCGATGCCCGGTACTTTCGAAATCAAGGTCTCCCTGCGATCGGCTTCTCTCCAATGGCAAACACTCCTAGTCTTCTTCATGACCATAATGAG TTTCTGAACCAAGCTGAGTATTTGAAAGGCATCGAGGTGTACGAGTCAATAATCAAGTCTTATGCTTCTTACGTCGGTCGCGACAACTTCAAAGATGAGTTATAA
- the LOC111794901 gene encoding uncharacterized protein LOC111794901 yields the protein MIWNIKSLVDRLKEGVKEAVETAIEERLTNTKDMQRRESVVAQRETTWKDQLYRREAEIERQELQLRLEREAFEKEKGLHNGGTASIQNNQDGALEITVDGERYRCLRYSKPKK from the exons ATGATTTGGAACATAAAATCGTTGGTTGATAGGTTGAAGGAGGGAGTGAAGGAGGCAGTGGAAACCGCCATTGAAGAACGATTAACCAACACCAAAGACATGCAGAGACGAGAAAGCGTCGTCGCACAGCGGGAAACTACCTGGAAGGACCAGCTTTACCGGCGAGAG GCTGAGATTGAACGACAAGAGTTACAGTTGAGATTGGAAAGGGAGGcctttgaaaaagaaaaaggattgCATAATGGAGGAACTGCATCCATCCAAAATAACCAAGATGGAGCTCTTGAAATCACTGTTGATGGTGAGAGATACCGATGCCTCAGATACTCCAAGCCTAAGAAATGA